A stretch of DNA from Oryza brachyantha chromosome 9, ObraRS2, whole genome shotgun sequence:
CGTCGAcgcggaggcagcggcggcgccggtgctgGCCCCGGCATCAGTACTGCTGTCGCcagcagcgccggcgccgagggtGATCGTCAGGTGCCGCACGGGCTggagcgcgccggcgaggagggagcggcTGAGCAGCTTGACCACCGCCGACGTGCGGACGGCGCGCTCCAACTGGCTAGCGATCCCGACGACGCTGGCGCGTTCGGCCGGCGAATCGGCGGTGGCCTGcccggcggacggcgaggcgggACTCCTCTTCAGGCGCTGTATCCTGGCGTGGGCACGCACCCACGGGTTAGAGTGTTCGTTCAGGCCATGGGCGCCGGCTTCGTCTTCGCCTGGACGAAGCATCGAGAAGAAAACGgaccaattaattaggactcgACACGTCTCAGTGCTACAGTGCTAACTGCTGTAGCTGCCATAATTACTCAAATGTTTACTTAATTTTcgtaatttttgaaaaagactAATGGTATTGCAACCCAAAAAATTCAACCACCTTACGTTATAAAGCGAAAGGAGTATCTCTTATGTGATGCAAAAGcataattttctcttaaaagaaaagatagattTACTTCGGActaaaaaaaacgaaagaagTATCTCTTATGTGATGCAAAAGCATAATtctctcttaaaaaaaagatagatttGCTTtggtctaaaaaaaatatctataccTTAGTTACtgccttagagcatcccaacgaGCGTCCCTAAcagttcatctaaatttgattatccatatctttatttagatgatcatctaaaatagtttcatccttcgtaTCGTTATCCTTCGTATCGTTATGTACTCTActatatcatctatatatatgatatccttTAAATCTTCCTATCGTTATgcactccactagatcatgcactccactagatcatgcatatatatataacattatatatcactgtagaggatgaagagagaTCATCATTCTCTTCTAATATAGATAagatcttaaaattaaaaatagataataggaTAACCGTTctgttaaatctcaatttatagcttttatcctctatttttaagatagagGACGGGATAGATGAGCGGTTAAAGATGCTCTTAGTAGTAcgttctgatcgttggatctaaccatGTGTATCCTACGCAGCTAGATTTTAAGACGCTTAATGCTAAGCATAAAGCTATATCTAAATAGTAGTTGTACAGTAAGCAACCTAGTACGCACGCATGGAGAGAATTTTGGTAAGAACCGCATGATTAGCACGATGAATTGGATGTGTTGTGCACACGGTCGCATGTTAATTACCTTGCGGTGTCGTGGAGAGGTCGTGGTAGGAGCAGAAGCGGCAGAAGATCTCGGCGAGGGTGGCGCACTTCctctcggcgccgccgccgccgtcgccgtcgggcgggacgacgacggcgtagAAGAAGCCGGGCATCTCGAAGACGAAGACGCGGGCGTCGAGGCGCGCCACGAGGGCGTCCCTGGCGAGCATCCACTGGTGGTCGCCGACGGCGCACGAGGCCATGGAGACCGGGTGGGCCTCGACGCGCGCCATGTGCACCGCCAGGCCGCCGGAGCGGAACAGCCGCGCGGCCTCGAAGCGGTCGCCGCACAGCACgaagaggctcaccggcgagccctcggcggcgagcagctgcGTCTCCCTCCCCATCCGGTACTCCTGCGTCCGCCCAACCTTCAGCGCCGGCCGCCctgatcctcctcctcctcctcccccctccctcgACGCCATGGCaatcagctagctagcaatgCTGCTCGAACTAAACACGAGTGATCAGTGATCACGCAAACCAACGACAACCCTAGAAACCATgcccgaggaagaagaagctgcAGGAAGGTACGAAATGGCACGTCCGTACggcacatacatatataccgGTCCTTTTTATTAGACAGCGATAGATCATAAGATATTCTTCCCGGCCGGGATATTTGCATGCAGTGCAGCTATGTGAATGTGAGGCCAGCATTTCGCATGGTTAGGGTTAAGAACCGGCACGTGTTAACCCTAAATGACCATGTACTTAGTGCATGCTTACCACGACGACCAGTAGTATGTGAGGCAACGAGACCACCAAACGTCCAAACCCTCTCAAGATCAGTGACAGAGAGAGtagcagaggaggagaggattaGAGAGGGATCATATTTATGAGAGTAAGCGAGGTTGTACGAGGGAGAAAGCCATGGCTGGCGGCCACTCTTAAATAGGAGGGAGCTAGCTAGGTCGTCATGGATGGATGGCTGGCCGGAGGGACGAGAGAAACCGATCGAGCAAAAGAGGAAGAAGCAGACGGCGAATGCGAAAAGGGAGGCGCCGCGCGCGGGAGAAGGCCGGGGTGGGGcca
This window harbors:
- the LOC102709309 gene encoding uncharacterized protein LOC102709309 yields the protein MASREGGGGGGGSGRPALKVGRTQEYRMGRETQLLAAEGSPVSLFVLCGDRFEAARLFRSGGLAVHMARVEAHPVSMASCAVGDHQWMLARDALVARLDARVFVFEMPGFFYAVVVPPDGDGGGGAERKCATLAEIFCRFCSYHDLSTTPQGEDEAGAHGLNEHSNPWVRAHARIQRLKRSPASPSAGQATADSPAERASVVGIASQLERAVRTSAVVKLLSRSLLAGALQPVRHLTITLGAGAAGDSSTDAGASTGAAAASASTALPTKSVVSDLLEAIETSRTSPRREARRAADSGGGLGWWRLNVEGVMLLLRVIQTVRGRKTPGAPDMGTKRPRDEAADGGLRGGGAGAGAAARRWCGGRPKKLGNTVGPCGSS